A genomic stretch from Candidatus Hydrogenisulfobacillus filiaventi includes:
- the cpaB gene encoding Flp pilus assembly protein CpaB, translating to MATAWLRLRAFVLVNRWILLAALLAAAAAEATLLALHPRTAAVPAAPAPGVRLAVLTRPVGPDQPIPASAVAWQTYPLRLVPPGAIRSPAALAGAWSAEALTPGVPLTAAEVFRPREANVLAARVAPGTEALAVPVSADNAVDGMVSPGDRISLYTTVTGPGGHPRTVQVFRELPVLAVDGSLSPAAPTPGRGFTLLLALPPSAVTELLYIMQHGPLTVTLDGPSPAPKPAPFGQAQWENLH from the coding sequence ATGGCCACGGCTTGGTTGCGCCTGCGGGCCTTTGTGCTGGTGAACCGGTGGATCCTGCTGGCGGCGCTGCTGGCGGCGGCAGCGGCGGAGGCCACCCTGCTCGCCCTGCATCCGCGCACCGCGGCCGTGCCGGCCGCGCCCGCGCCGGGGGTCCGGCTGGCGGTGCTGACGCGCCCCGTGGGGCCGGACCAGCCCATTCCCGCCTCGGCGGTGGCCTGGCAGACCTATCCGCTCCGCCTGGTGCCCCCCGGTGCCATCCGCAGCCCCGCGGCCCTGGCCGGGGCCTGGAGCGCGGAAGCCCTGACCCCGGGCGTCCCCCTTACGGCCGCTGAAGTGTTCCGGCCGCGGGAGGCCAATGTCCTGGCAGCCCGGGTGGCGCCCGGCACCGAGGCGCTGGCGGTGCCGGTCAGTGCGGACAATGCCGTGGACGGGATGGTCAGCCCGGGGGACCGCATCAGCCTCTACACCACCGTGACCGGGCCGGGCGGCCACCCCCGCACGGTGCAGGTCTTCCGGGAGCTGCCGGTGCTGGCTGTGGACGGCAGCCTGAGCCCGGCCGCCCCCACCCCGGGGCGCGGCTTCACCCTGCTGCTGGCCCTGCCCCCCTCCGCGGTTACCGAGCTCCTCTACATCATGCAGCATGGCCCTCTGACCGTGACCCTGGACGGGCCATCGCCGGCCCCGAAGCCCGCCCCCTTCGGGCAGGCCCAGTGGGAGAACCTGCACTAG
- a CDS encoding conserved protein of unknown function (Evidence 4 : Unknown function but conserved in other organisms) produces the protein MKRRGQALVEFALVLPVLVLLLVAIISLGLTFNAELTLTQAARAAARAAALGYPLGQPGDVNPPASGCATIYGAADVVIVEGLGLTMADLSIPAAYVEGSTAGGSPVPPDAQVTVVLQYAYRPLLPIPGVLPASLLLSQTYTMMAQDPVPVSQNPPPEPLPPGAQPIAVHCPDN, from the coding sequence ATGAAGCGGCGGGGACAGGCGCTGGTGGAGTTTGCGCTGGTGCTGCCGGTGCTGGTCCTGCTGCTGGTGGCCATCATCAGTCTGGGGCTCACCTTCAATGCCGAGCTCACCCTCACCCAGGCGGCGCGGGCGGCGGCGCGGGCGGCGGCCCTCGGCTACCCCTTAGGACAGCCGGGCGACGTCAATCCGCCCGCTTCCGGCTGCGCCACCATTTACGGCGCAGCGGACGTGGTCATCGTGGAGGGGCTGGGGCTCACCATGGCCGATCTATCCATTCCCGCCGCTTATGTGGAGGGCAGCACCGCCGGCGGCAGTCCCGTGCCTCCCGACGCCCAGGTGACCGTGGTCCTGCAGTACGCCTACCGCCCGCTGCTGCCCATTCCGGGGGTGCTGCCCGCCAGCCTGCTGCTCAGCCAGACCTATACCATGATGGCCCAGGACCCGGTGCCGGTGAGCCAAAATCCGCCGCCGGAGCCTCTGCCTCCCGGGGCCCAGCCCATTGCCGTCCACTGTCCCGATAACTGA
- a CDS encoding putative Tad domain-containing protein (Evidence 3 : Putative function from multiple computational evidences), whose translation MDTVPAAGGVDAAARRERAATEVGLMRRGQSLVWFVLMLPVLIGMAGAAITMGVVYAAQARLQNAVDAAALAGAQVAAQGGDPASQAGLIPQDDPGATGSVTAGPRTGQVTASGVAAAPGGLLRLFGFDRFGIRARAVAAYGPGYPFDFALLQGGTTTPLDLNGDVSVDGNAHSNSTVVANGNVCVTGAFTAAQGGSITNGPHRSGCTATVGIGPVVPLPAWTASQLTRHGSWTIIGSPEDPAGWTVNGSTTLSGNVLVYGNVTLNGDVHGTGAIVAMDGNLTLNGNVDDTGGTGVTLAALAARGQGADGTGQQGNVIENGNVRITGILYAPEGEVVLNGNPQAQGSVIGRRIVLNGNVGITYDPSVLTSVPVQTAVLIQ comes from the coding sequence GTGGATACGGTGCCGGCGGCAGGCGGGGTGGACGCCGCTGCCCGTCGGGAGCGGGCGGCAACGGAGGTGGGGCTCATGCGGCGCGGGCAATCCCTGGTCTGGTTCGTGCTGATGCTCCCGGTCCTGATCGGGATGGCGGGCGCGGCCATCACCATGGGGGTGGTCTACGCCGCCCAGGCCCGCCTGCAGAATGCGGTGGACGCCGCTGCCCTGGCCGGGGCCCAGGTGGCGGCCCAAGGCGGAGACCCCGCCAGCCAGGCCGGCCTTATCCCGCAGGATGACCCCGGGGCTACGGGCTCGGTGACCGCCGGGCCCCGGACGGGCCAGGTCACCGCTTCCGGCGTCGCCGCCGCCCCCGGCGGGCTCCTGCGCCTGTTCGGGTTTGATCGCTTCGGGATCCGGGCGCGGGCGGTGGCCGCCTATGGTCCCGGCTATCCCTTTGACTTCGCCCTCCTCCAGGGTGGCACCACCACCCCGCTGGACCTCAACGGCGATGTCTCCGTAGACGGCAACGCCCACAGCAACAGCACGGTGGTGGCCAACGGCAATGTCTGCGTCACCGGCGCCTTCACCGCCGCCCAGGGTGGCTCCATTACCAACGGGCCCCACCGCAGCGGCTGTACCGCCACCGTGGGCATCGGGCCGGTGGTGCCGCTGCCGGCCTGGACGGCCTCCCAGCTGACCCGCCACGGGTCGTGGACCATCATCGGCTCGCCCGAGGATCCCGCCGGCTGGACCGTCAACGGGAGCACCACCCTCTCCGGCAATGTGCTGGTGTACGGGAATGTGACCCTGAACGGCGACGTGCACGGCACCGGGGCCATTGTGGCCATGGACGGCAACCTCACCCTCAACGGCAATGTGGACGACACCGGGGGGACCGGCGTCACCCTGGCCGCCCTGGCCGCCCGCGGGCAGGGGGCCGACGGCACCGGCCAGCAAGGCAACGTGATTGAGAACGGCAATGTCCGCATCACCGGCATCCTGTATGCCCCGGAGGGGGAGGTGGTGCTGAACGGCAACCCTCAGGCCCAGGGCTCCGTCATCGGCCGCCGTATTGTGCTGAACGGCAACGTCGGCATCACCTACGACCCCAGCGTGCTCACCTCGGTGCCGGTGCAGACGGCGGTGCTGATCCAATGA
- a CDS encoding conserved protein of unknown function (Evidence 4 : Unknown function but conserved in other organisms): MRTVFLVADPPLRDRLRAALEASPEITVVGQVDHVREALAFLQRPLPGLLLLADPAVERESGLIPAVAELGLPILLLAAAPDWGVVRRAAALGARDILPLETDPETWRAAVLEHARPLGQDNPDRGTVWAFFSPRGGSGRTTLAVNLAVALSLLKGHTAILVDLDPDDGGAADLIGQRPRLTLADLAAAGPLSFPGLLPAVIPVPHSTAGILRAYPLAGGGSLSPDHLRQTVETLRAHYPVVLLDAPQNYGDVTLAALDLAERVFLVTQPDMASLRSAKRALTLFREGLNYPAGKVVLVLNRADAAGGLALPVVEQALGAPVSAALPSGGPWPTRAMNHGVPLLWEAPASPLARAIQSWARRLVATRAPGPRPGRRSHRAARPRPAVLPDGGPR; encoded by the coding sequence ATGCGGACAGTCTTCCTGGTAGCGGATCCCCCCCTCCGGGACCGCCTGCGAGCGGCGCTGGAAGCCTCCCCGGAGATCACGGTGGTGGGCCAGGTGGACCATGTGCGGGAGGCGCTGGCCTTCCTGCAGCGGCCCCTGCCCGGCCTGCTGCTGCTGGCGGACCCGGCCGTGGAGCGGGAGAGCGGCCTCATCCCGGCCGTGGCGGAACTGGGGCTGCCCATCCTGCTGCTGGCGGCCGCCCCCGACTGGGGGGTGGTGCGCCGCGCGGCGGCCTTGGGAGCGCGGGACATCCTGCCCCTGGAGACGGATCCCGAAACCTGGCGGGCGGCGGTGCTGGAGCACGCCCGTCCCCTGGGGCAGGATAACCCCGACCGGGGCACGGTGTGGGCCTTCTTTTCCCCCCGCGGGGGCAGCGGCCGCACCACCCTGGCCGTGAACCTGGCGGTGGCCCTCTCCCTGCTCAAGGGGCATACCGCCATCCTGGTGGACCTCGACCCGGATGACGGCGGGGCCGCCGACCTCATCGGGCAGCGCCCCCGGCTCACCCTGGCCGACTTGGCGGCGGCCGGCCCCCTCAGCTTTCCCGGGTTGCTGCCGGCGGTGATCCCCGTCCCCCATTCCACGGCCGGGATCCTGCGCGCCTATCCCCTCGCCGGGGGCGGCAGCCTCTCCCCCGACCACCTGCGGCAGACGGTGGAGACCTTGCGTGCCCATTACCCGGTGGTCCTGCTGGACGCCCCCCAGAACTACGGCGATGTCACCCTGGCGGCCCTGGACCTTGCGGAGCGGGTCTTCCTGGTCACCCAGCCGGACATGGCCTCCCTGCGCAGCGCCAAGCGGGCCCTGACCCTGTTCCGGGAGGGCCTCAACTACCCTGCGGGCAAGGTGGTGCTGGTCCTGAACCGGGCCGATGCAGCGGGCGGGCTGGCCCTGCCGGTGGTGGAGCAAGCCCTGGGTGCCCCGGTGTCTGCCGCCCTCCCCAGTGGAGGGCCCTGGCCCACCCGAGCCATGAACCACGGTGTACCCCTGCTATGGGAGGCGCCGGCCTCCCCCCTGGCCCGGGCCATCCAGAGTTGGGCCCGCCGCCTGGTGGCCACCCGGGCTCCCGGCCCCCGGCCCGGCCGCCGCAGTCACCGCGCAGCCCGGCCCCGGCCCGCAGTCCTGCCCGACGGTGGTCCCCGCTAG
- a CDS encoding Macrolide export ATP-binding/permease protein MacB yields MPSEVTGLPVELEDVSRTYRRGQEVVRALDQVSLTLWPGQLTLILGPSGGGKSTLLHLLGGMDRPDGGHIRVGGTDLTALGPAALSAWRRRTVGFVFQAFHLLPGTTAADNVALPLWLDGWSRRRARETAEAELTRMGLGDRARHTPEELSGGQAQRVAIARALVHGPALILADEPTGDLDTANGQQVMEELAALAHRDGRTVVVVTHNEAYIPLADRVIRLQDGHILADSGAAVPAAASDPAPAPAPRGARGPRAGALLAAAGGNVRRRPWRAALTGLGVAIGVAALVLLVSIGAGLKAKVVRAVLAQVALDTIQVTPHPFQTGGLFSPPVTAATAQGLSADAVRRLGRLPGARGAYGTTSWLAQASRDGKSVSLLLEGLPPRSLEAGASLPHLVAGHLPHGSGAAVVLPQPVVDTLFGLRRGQEARALGRTVTLEVTLTYAEGQTPAAVQGALAKPRPMRVVGVANPLFGASFGYLSHAETDHLVALGTPQGQVPTYAGAVVVARSTTGVSALAARIRRMGYGAVTAGSVLKQVGTAFAAIEAGLGAVGGIALVVAALMIGVVTSMTVLERRREIGIWRALGARQRDIFTLFVSEAAVIGLAGGLVGDALGWGIGVLAQKILHVGAIFLVPAWLILGGLVLGVGVAAVAALLPASHAARLNPVDALRTE; encoded by the coding sequence GTGCCGTCTGAAGTCACGGGTCTGCCGGTCGAATTGGAGGATGTTTCCCGGACCTACCGCCGGGGGCAGGAGGTGGTGCGGGCGCTCGACCAGGTGAGCCTGACCCTCTGGCCCGGCCAGCTCACCCTTATCCTCGGCCCCTCGGGGGGCGGCAAGTCCACCTTGCTGCATCTTCTGGGCGGCATGGACCGCCCGGATGGCGGCCACATCCGGGTAGGGGGGACCGACCTCACCGCCCTGGGCCCGGCGGCGCTGTCGGCCTGGCGCCGGCGCACGGTGGGCTTCGTCTTTCAGGCTTTCCATCTCCTGCCCGGGACCACCGCCGCCGATAACGTGGCCCTGCCCCTGTGGCTGGACGGCTGGAGCCGGCGGCGGGCGCGCGAAACGGCGGAGGCGGAGCTGACCCGGATGGGGCTCGGGGACCGGGCCCGGCATACCCCGGAGGAGCTCTCGGGAGGGCAGGCGCAGCGGGTGGCCATCGCCCGTGCCCTGGTGCACGGCCCTGCTCTCATCCTGGCCGATGAGCCTACCGGGGACCTGGACACCGCCAATGGGCAGCAGGTGATGGAGGAGCTGGCGGCCCTGGCTCACCGCGACGGGCGCACGGTGGTGGTGGTGACCCACAACGAGGCCTATATCCCGCTGGCGGACCGGGTGATCCGGCTGCAGGACGGCCACATCCTCGCGGACAGCGGGGCGGCTGTTCCGGCGGCGGCGTCCGACCCGGCGCCGGCTCCCGCCCCCCGCGGGGCCCGCGGCCCGCGGGCGGGGGCACTGCTGGCGGCCGCCGGCGGCAACGTCCGCCGCCGGCCCTGGCGGGCGGCCCTGACCGGGCTGGGGGTGGCGATCGGGGTGGCGGCGCTGGTGCTGCTGGTGTCCATCGGGGCGGGACTCAAGGCCAAGGTAGTGCGGGCGGTGCTGGCACAGGTGGCGCTGGATACCATTCAGGTCACCCCCCATCCCTTTCAGACCGGCGGGCTGTTCTCCCCGCCGGTGACGGCGGCCACGGCCCAGGGCCTGAGCGCGGACGCGGTGCGGCGGCTGGGCCGCCTGCCAGGGGCACGGGGGGCCTACGGGACCACCAGCTGGCTGGCCCAGGCCAGCCGGGACGGCAAGAGCGTCAGCCTGCTGCTGGAAGGGCTCCCGCCGCGCAGCCTGGAGGCGGGGGCCAGCCTGCCCCATCTGGTGGCGGGGCATCTGCCCCACGGATCGGGGGCGGCGGTGGTGCTGCCGCAGCCGGTGGTGGATACCCTCTTCGGGCTGCGGCGGGGTCAAGAGGCCCGGGCGCTGGGCCGGACCGTCACCCTGGAGGTGACCCTCACCTATGCGGAAGGGCAGACGCCGGCGGCGGTGCAGGGGGCCCTGGCCAAGCCCCGGCCCATGCGGGTGGTGGGGGTGGCGAACCCTCTGTTCGGGGCCTCCTTCGGCTACCTGAGCCACGCCGAGACCGACCACCTGGTGGCACTGGGTACCCCCCAGGGGCAGGTGCCGACCTATGCGGGGGCGGTGGTGGTGGCGCGGAGCACGACCGGGGTGTCCGCTCTGGCGGCCCGCATCCGCCGCATGGGCTACGGGGCGGTGACGGCGGGCAGCGTCTTGAAGCAGGTGGGCACCGCCTTTGCCGCCATCGAGGCCGGGCTGGGGGCCGTGGGCGGCATCGCCCTGGTGGTGGCGGCGCTCATGATCGGGGTGGTCACCAGCATGACCGTGCTGGAGCGGCGGCGGGAGATCGGGATCTGGCGGGCGCTGGGCGCCCGCCAGCGGGACATCTTCACCCTGTTTGTGAGCGAGGCGGCGGTGATCGGCCTGGCCGGCGGCCTGGTGGGGGATGCCCTGGGCTGGGGCATCGGGGTGCTGGCGCAAAAGATCCTACATGTGGGCGCTATCTTCCTGGTCCCTGCCTGGCTGATCCTGGGGGGCCTGGTGCTGGGGGTGGGGGTGGCGGCGGTGGCGGCCCTGCTGCCGGCCTCCCATGCCGCCCGCCTCAACCCGGTGGACGCCCTGCGGACGGAATAA
- a CDS encoding conserved exported protein of unknown function (Evidence 4 : Unknown function but conserved in other organisms) produces MNRKHAIRLAGAAALAVSAAGCGPVAAGSHTQPAAAASRAPAPVTLLTAAPTGMVVPAGQAATFTVTAYTAGMHPAAGRSVTFFIGPMTPLSGVPPKAWYPTGSAGAQRYVSGFSTRTDARGQATITLKPQGAGVMEMVGIDVGNLKTYDSASGRPLASLDAWWTTAAATPHTPPGSSLTVSPWVAVAAPHSRVPLEVTAAGPAGPVAEAAVTITSPLLGQSAGMTANGTMLTTSRTGQARMSLAMGPAAGYPVRIVATWPDGARVAGGINAALLAGAHPRFTGAATGSRGGM; encoded by the coding sequence GTGAACCGGAAACACGCGATCCGTCTGGCCGGGGCGGCAGCCCTGGCCGTGAGTGCCGCCGGCTGCGGCCCGGTTGCCGCAGGCAGTCATACGCAACCGGCGGCAGCCGCCTCCCGCGCGCCCGCGCCGGTCACCCTCCTCACCGCGGCGCCAACCGGGATGGTGGTCCCGGCCGGGCAGGCGGCGACCTTCACCGTGACCGCCTATACCGCCGGGATGCACCCGGCCGCCGGGCGTTCGGTGACTTTCTTCATCGGACCCATGACCCCCTTGAGCGGGGTGCCTCCCAAGGCCTGGTACCCTACCGGCAGCGCCGGGGCTCAGCGCTACGTGAGCGGGTTCAGCACCCGGACCGACGCCCGCGGCCAGGCCACCATCACTTTGAAGCCACAGGGGGCCGGGGTGATGGAAATGGTGGGGATCGATGTCGGCAATCTCAAGACCTACGACTCCGCCAGCGGGCGCCCCCTGGCTAGCCTTGATGCCTGGTGGACCACGGCCGCCGCCACGCCGCATACCCCGCCTGGCTCCAGCCTGACCGTCAGCCCCTGGGTGGCGGTGGCGGCTCCCCACAGCCGGGTGCCGCTTGAGGTCACGGCGGCGGGGCCGGCCGGGCCCGTGGCAGAAGCCGCGGTCACCATTACCTCCCCCCTGCTGGGACAAAGCGCGGGCATGACCGCTAACGGCACTATGCTGACCACCAGCCGGACCGGGCAGGCCCGGATGAGCCTGGCTATGGGCCCGGCGGCCGGCTATCCCGTCCGGATTGTGGCCACCTGGCCCGACGGGGCCCGGGTGGCCGGCGGGATCAACGCTGCCTTGCTGGCAGGCGCCCATCCCCGCTTCACCGGAGCCGCCACCGGCAGTCGGGGCGGCATGTAG
- a CDS encoding protein of unknown function (Evidence 5 : Unknown function), which produces MMIRVAGGGTGGLGVVSRVSHIAVTAPTGGRAGGVNALLDDTQAHAFFLALLPNAHMARVTAALGRALARIRTGGTTCRTAAEAATAVDAILAVTTDHTAQAKELAATVATLREQAGAVEYRLAGGGRSRPRHHDRHRPADPGGGRLPAAGRAAPDPRPRRPVRRRGRGWGLTPDPEAGRCPVRRHVERGHSRWCNRSGPGRGADRQPRHGDPGRRRRRP; this is translated from the coding sequence GTGATGATCCGGGTGGCCGGCGGCGGCACCGGCGGCCTAGGGGTCGTCTCGCGGGTCTCCCACATCGCCGTCACCGCCCCAACGGGCGGACGCGCTGGCGGAGTCAACGCGCTGCTGGACGACACCCAGGCCCACGCCTTTTTCCTGGCCCTGCTGCCCAATGCCCATATGGCCCGGGTGACGGCCGCCCTCGGCCGGGCCTTAGCCCGCATCCGCACGGGTGGCACCACCTGCCGCACCGCCGCGGAGGCGGCCACGGCGGTGGACGCCATCCTCGCCGTCACCACCGATCACACCGCCCAGGCGAAGGAACTGGCCGCCACCGTGGCCACCCTGCGCGAACAGGCCGGCGCCGTCGAATACCGCCTGGCAGGCGGTGGCAGAAGCCGCCCACGCCACCACGACCGCCACCGCCCGGCTGACCCGGGCGGTGGCCGCCTTCCGGCTGCTGGACGAGCCGCCCCCGACCCGCGCCCCCGGCGCCCCGTTCGCCGGCGCGGCCGGGGATGGGGCCTGACCCCGGACCCGGAAGCCGGCCGTTGCCCTGTGCGCCGCCACGTTGAGCGCGGCCATTCACGCTGGTGCAATCGGTCCGGCCCGGGACGGGGCGCTGACCGGCAGCCCCGGCACGGTGACCCCGGCCGGCGCCGTCGGCGCCCCTGA
- a CDS encoding conserved membrane protein of unknown function (Evidence 4 : Unknown function but conserved in other organisms), giving the protein MDTSRPRGTRILYLLEAVWALVAFALVRALGAVTRVASLTQNLALVAGLVIAGWAGRRARRLGGRSWAAGLGVGSVYGLLNGLASALLPVPAPVLRRAYLHLLHQPPALVNQAVRAVESPAGRVLGVVAALVTAAVLGLVAGILGGLTAPPKEDRRAV; this is encoded by the coding sequence ATGGACACGTCACGGCCGCGCGGAACCAGGATCCTATACCTGCTGGAGGCGGTCTGGGCCCTGGTGGCCTTTGCCCTGGTGCGGGCGCTGGGGGCGGTGACCCGGGTTGCCTCCCTGACCCAGAACCTGGCCCTGGTGGCCGGGCTGGTGATAGCCGGCTGGGCAGGGCGGCGGGCCCGGCGCCTGGGGGGACGGTCCTGGGCAGCGGGGCTGGGGGTGGGGAGCGTCTACGGGCTCCTGAACGGCCTCGCCTCCGCCCTGCTGCCCGTGCCGGCGCCCGTGCTGCGGCGGGCGTATCTGCACCTGCTCCACCAGCCGCCGGCTCTGGTCAACCAGGCGGTTCGCGCGGTGGAGTCGCCTGCCGGCCGCGTCCTGGGGGTGGTGGCGGCGCTGGTGACCGCCGCTGTCCTGGGTCTGGTGGCGGGGATTCTGGGCGGGCTGACCGCCCCGCCGAAGGAGGATCGCCGTGCCGTCTGA
- a CDS encoding protein of unknown function (Evidence 5 : Unknown function), giving the protein MAAWAVVLWALAAAAAVLGLRARRRAWLIRQVTAAAPVRPREDPDFAGSFLDRLGALTWRRWTRGLSRRLLPSAARRQLEHRLRLAGSARTPEAFFAGRLVLALVGAVAGAGLGLLEAHGEGRCWGRGRGPPSGTCGRGCTSTPRCSSAAGPCWRSCRRCSTSWPRLCGPACPLMPPCAASSPISGDRRRRFSGGWCSSSR; this is encoded by the coding sequence ATGGCGGCGTGGGCGGTGGTGCTGTGGGCGCTGGCGGCGGCCGCAGCCGTGCTGGGCCTGCGGGCCCGGCGGAGGGCCTGGCTCATCCGGCAGGTGACGGCCGCGGCGCCGGTGCGCCCGCGGGAGGATCCTGACTTCGCAGGGTCTTTCCTGGACCGTCTGGGCGCCCTGACTTGGCGGCGGTGGACCCGGGGCCTGAGCCGGCGGCTACTCCCCTCCGCGGCCCGCCGCCAGCTGGAGCACCGCCTGCGTCTGGCGGGATCGGCCCGTACCCCGGAGGCCTTTTTTGCTGGCCGCTTAGTCCTGGCCCTGGTCGGGGCGGTAGCCGGGGCCGGTCTGGGCCTGCTCGAGGCCCATGGGGAGGGGCGCTGCTGGGGGCGGGGGCGGGGACCGCCTTCGGGTACCTGTGGCCGGGGGTGCACCTCAACACCCAGGTGCAGCAGCGCCGCCGGGCCCTGCTGGCGGAGCTGCCGGAGGTGTTCGACCTCCTGGCCACGGCTATGCGGGCCGGCCTGTCCTTTGATGCCGCCCTGCGCCGCATCGTCTCCCATCTCCGGGGACCGGCGGCGGAGGTTTTCGGGCGGCTGGTGCAGCAGCTCCAGGTAG
- a CDS encoding conserved membrane protein of unknown function (Evidence 4 : Unknown function but conserved in other organisms), whose translation MGVLRALWVGLLGAWVRVGTRLFPPTIHPMVVHFPIALLWVTLLIDLLAWVGGSRDRFLDRAGFWMLSLSLLAIVGAGAAGVLSEQYVRWTPATRAILSAHQRDAALTGVFALGAWLVRWAARYPAPARGERAGWSLAGSGRGRRTWLSTLLVLGATIMVSITGTLGGSMVYGHGVGIPTRVLAHAPGTRTPRS comes from the coding sequence ATGGGGGTTCTCCGGGCGTTGTGGGTGGGGTTGCTGGGGGCCTGGGTCCGCGTGGGCACCCGCCTCTTTCCGCCGACCATCCATCCCATGGTGGTGCACTTCCCGATTGCCCTCCTGTGGGTGACCCTGCTCATCGACCTGCTGGCCTGGGTCGGCGGGAGCCGGGACCGCTTCCTGGACCGGGCCGGCTTCTGGATGCTGAGCCTGTCGCTGCTGGCCATTGTGGGGGCGGGGGCGGCGGGGGTGCTGTCCGAGCAGTATGTGCGCTGGACCCCCGCCACCCGCGCCATCCTCTCGGCTCACCAGCGCGATGCCGCCCTGACCGGGGTGTTCGCCCTGGGCGCCTGGCTGGTGCGCTGGGCGGCGCGCTATCCGGCCCCGGCCCGGGGCGAGCGCGCCGGCTGGTCCCTGGCCGGCAGCGGCCGCGGGCGGCGCACCTGGCTCTCCACCCTGCTGGTGCTGGGGGCCACCATCATGGTCAGCATCACCGGTACCCTGGGGGGCAGCATGGTCTACGGCCACGGTGTGGGCATTCCTACCCGCGTGCTGGCGCACGCCCCCGGGACGCGGACGCCCCGGAGCTGA
- a CDS encoding Flp pilus assembly protein TadB: MSWRILVPLLWAAALPAAWVAAADWRLRRRLWRVLGEEREPGPVAPWRLHWQAFETRWRQSPRAAALQLKPQEYYGLLAAAVGVPGLAGALWRGPLGALVLGLVGGLATLSWFRYRQAQWLAAATAALPALFRSLSAALRAGSNITQGLALVAAQTPEPLRTEVQRALKRLAVGYDFDAVLEELSRRIPSRDLELAVLAITVQREVGGSLADILDHLVTTIEERQQLQREVRALTAQGRFSGWVLAALPPLVAGAIILLNPGYLTPMLHRLSGWAALAYAAVSLVVGMVVIRMLVDGAARGV; the protein is encoded by the coding sequence GTGAGCTGGCGCATCCTGGTCCCCCTGCTGTGGGCGGCGGCCCTGCCGGCGGCGTGGGTGGCAGCCGCCGACTGGCGGTTGCGCCGGCGGCTATGGCGGGTGCTGGGGGAGGAACGGGAACCGGGGCCGGTGGCGCCCTGGCGCTTGCACTGGCAGGCCTTCGAGACCCGCTGGCGGCAGAGCCCCCGGGCGGCCGCCCTGCAGTTGAAGCCGCAGGAGTATTACGGCCTGCTGGCGGCGGCCGTGGGGGTGCCGGGGCTGGCCGGCGCCCTCTGGCGGGGGCCGTTGGGGGCCCTGGTGCTGGGCCTGGTCGGGGGCTTGGCCACCTTAAGCTGGTTCCGCTACCGGCAGGCGCAGTGGCTGGCGGCGGCCACCGCCGCCCTGCCCGCCCTCTTCCGTTCCCTGAGCGCTGCCCTGCGGGCCGGGTCCAACATCACCCAGGGGCTGGCCCTGGTGGCGGCCCAGACGCCGGAGCCCTTGCGGACGGAGGTCCAGCGCGCCCTGAAACGCCTGGCGGTGGGGTACGACTTCGACGCCGTGCTGGAGGAACTCTCCCGGCGCATCCCCTCCCGCGACCTGGAGCTGGCGGTGCTGGCCATCACCGTGCAGCGGGAGGTCGGCGGATCCCTGGCTGATATCCTGGATCATCTGGTCACCACCATTGAGGAGCGGCAGCAGCTGCAGCGGGAGGTTCGCGCCCTCACCGCCCAGGGCCGTTTCTCCGGCTGGGTGCTAGCGGCCCTGCCCCCGTTGGTGGCAGGCGCCATCATCCTGCTCAACCCCGGCTATCTCACCCCCATGCTGCACCGCCTGTCCGGCTGGGCGGCCCTGGCCTACGCGGCGGTGTCGCTGGTGGTGGGGATGGTGGTCATCCGCATGCTGGTGGACGGGGCGGCGCGGGGGGTCTAG